One window of the Bos indicus isolate NIAB-ARS_2022 breed Sahiwal x Tharparkar chromosome 15, NIAB-ARS_B.indTharparkar_mat_pri_1.0, whole genome shotgun sequence genome contains the following:
- the LOC109569583 gene encoding interferon-induced very large GTPase 1-like has translation MLSEQRQQQEEAVRKKEAVLRQTMEIPKELWPSPEKPPGEVMEDMRRQLKVMEGALSHKKNLPDRELVRHASGGLALQGIYKTSDQRCLIEKKEELICIPKEFVLCGPEQGIRTEMKEFTSSQEESMFTQTIEKLGLSITILAKGGSWGISMEAGMDQSMHSESKKIQQSHSTHSYFCSTKFSYIPLASCIFPIDQLQLSNAALQELKSIEDLLGQSEDPDKLFLLRHRAEAFFQRFGSHANQGPLHLGGIYWWKAISEGFQKEQLAEVKQQAAEALDSYIRGSSSGFGVNIGTGLGVSDSHSKKASQRKSSKNLQTKAKLSVAQTGGPPEANGLSDWKEGLVDNNQTWCVIDRGLQLVPVWDIVLSGHRSDFKDPLKVANCLKDSYTALNEFTAQIQEGEELLSIKKEAGIFLEDVKSWKVLNPEEQLESLRNFMQRLSQKTESNTIWTNICLKHWGLQNFLVKTVNFCKKSSNNGMKYIKSQLSSLLDPHIHKVKNFPQAHSIMQWIFQSEPKEDNVHITQFSELIEMLKKKKNDLREVKANSGSTKLVEEAQRKLTYEVSLFLGSFLKNLQEMGNPDTHILLLLIASGAGYHVVDNIFQYLLGHDEIDFLLDKMQTTPNKYQELKNICYYRAQAFLVLTGLTATADIKAVSPEEKTQRLALIKHHMGKSLTKEVAYVLTNHGDHDWENLEKDLRLLINGNYEAPVSSLQVEEVIKELQSVSHEKKEPHEPHNNEKKKEEVIENGAFQDLLQRLGLERYYPRKMSRANFQLIHKTSVYNTQPCSERELLFFFLQKLLMLDYELRYLIIKHKDYTENQVYLSTSNQEKEAFDPYEDLPEENVSLTKPSAATNVRPYVHPMDIQMALLHCADDFARQYILDKLSICQFALPLLIPNPCNAQIEFSLWSLSQIRRSWQQVGKSIKGEDNYTNQQMCRVSAPIVSFIRVGTGFSASKSQIMNCLLSERKHDVFFHRHCKGSSRNCLLMGGVVEVAWFCPRGEQQDIFDNCLTFTNLHGDAKEHEKQLTFLKEVSSIIVVLMSNSDDNKENRKIVRDMCQSSKPLIFLLDDKGKVPVNESGSRVRIGIKNRNEAELIGELTTTIKRLLELSNTALSLENCAQVARKQGMLIDEDQKHCKEAKEKAENLMTLLREMEIPQVKENLLPLQGKLWQRWCTKDKELYHLREKGNRSIEQHKSETETEKQMIRHEQLRKAFPLNALMRSVLEILQNHSETHTKLYFLQWLNVVLDNLTAGHLENLNEKKKALVQKENQDTTKSSSLKDWQNEIEAISREINDCTLGIEHILREAGQIYEALEEASPMKDTLFLSLPHIAADLMISGVPIELMDGDVSYVPLRWVAAVFDKLSEKLGNKRLFVLSVLGLQSSGKSTLLNALFGLQFTVSAGRCTRGAYMQLLKVEETFTAELGFDFVLVVDTEGLRAPERSNKSQNHDNELATFVIGLGSLTLINIFGENTSEMQDILQIVVQAFLRMKQVKISPCCLFVHQNVEEVTAKDQNMEGKRRLKQTLDKMAAIAAEEEQCSDVTCFNDVINFDVNTHVYYFAHLWDGNPPMAPPNPRYSHNVQELKSRILVTARQESRGSIMKISDVKSRVQDLWRALLNENFIFSFRNTQEVMAMRKLETMYNSWTWELRSHVQRLQDQLINQIQNGKIQTLETYPLEAPVTEIYEAIKQELEKYFNEDPDSEVLVQWKGNFENKLITLKEVLILDGQRKAKELISFKKNQEKLDNKKSGYEKELLGKSRNLALSLNGTELSEEELHEKFNSVWEKWVYDVSSSLPPATDPDIKMDSENILLDYFKKENDIASILMNYSGEKFEINYDNHVKMNRKSGELSTMTIENQDMYSINMTTDCLISKVNDTVNKICQQKHDYNPTYFHKILRIIHEEVKSEPTQKRYTFTRKYEIDLSLCLFQRASVKFKEMHKAFKRANDPVYYLQCKKDDFFMSFKISCQGATSIKTFVDFLWNKLTPAVSSTIRKNMALRIAGDIRTTCRAFNENRANLEKHILISLAEEENFDNYWQYLHNPESFFNNYIENHVKRYLSDTGSEKIKNFLQMSLHDIKNAILSAIHASTAIAKDKSSTMSGWLDLFCDHLGSTLTFPRKDLISIEHQEIKDIEFIKEAMSKALDSAMNSEEQNCLSRLVEEMIPEIQKMLSEHLCGCWKQCPFCKAICTNTIPTHEGDHSVPFHRPKALSGWRWDQTDHFVIEYCTSLVASDCNFILNDGRSFPYKTYRQAGGEYATWSITPDTSTQPYWKWFVCHFRSKLEEKHHKRFINKGEIPDAWNKITKQDVLDDLKKN, from the coding sequence ATGCTGTCAGAACAGAGGCAACAACAGGAAGAGGCAGTGAGGAAAAAGGAAGCAGTGCTCAGGCAAACAATGGAGATCCCCAAAGAGCTCTGGCCATCTCCTGAAAAACCCCCAGGAGAAGTCATGGAAGATATGCGGAGACAACTCAAGGTCATGGAGGGGGCACTTTCTCACAAGAAAAATCTTCCAGATAGAGAACTGGTGAGACATGCTTCTGGAGGACTAGCCCTACAGGGAATTTACAAAACCAGTGACCAAAGGTGTCTtatagagaagaaagaggagctaATCTGCATCCCCAAGGAGTTTGTACTCTGTGGCCCTGAGCAGGGTATACGGACAGAAATGAAGGAATTTACATCTTCTCAAGAAGAATCCATGTTCACTCAGACTATAGAGAAGCTGGGCCTCAGTATAACTATCTTAGCAAAGGGTGGAAGTTGGGGAATTAGCATGGAAGCTGGTATGGATCAGAGCATGCATTCAGAATCCAAGAAAATACAACAGTCACATTCTACACACTCTTATTTCTGCTCAACCAAGTTCAGCTATATCCCACTGGCCTCCTGCATCTTTCCCATTGACCAGCTCCAACTTTCCAATGCTGCTCTCCAGGAATTAAAATCCATTGAAGACCTTTTAGGTCAGTCAGAAGACCCAGACAAACTATTCTTGCTGAGGCACAGGGCTGAAGCCTTCTTCCAAAGGTTTGGGTCTCATGCTAACCAGGGCCCTCTGCACCTGGGAGGAATCTACTGGTGGAAAGCCATTTCAGAGGGTTTCCAAAAAGAGCAGCTGGCAGAAGTGAAACAGCAAGCAGCAGAGGCCCTGGATAGTTACATAAGGGGCAGTTCCAGTGGCTTTGGAGTGAACATTGGTACAGGTCTGGGTGTGTCAGACTCTCATTCGAAAAAAGCCTCTCAGAGAAAAAGCTCCAAAAATCTCCAAACCAAAGCCAAATTATCTGTGGCCCAGACAGGTGGCCCACCAGAAGCAAATGGACTTTCTGACTGGAAAGAAGGTCTAGTTGACAATAATCAAACCTGGTGTGTCATTGACCGTGGACTTCAGCTGGTACCTGTTTGGGACATTGTCCTCTCTGGCCACAGAAGTGATTTTAAGGATCCTCTTAAAGTAGCTAACTGCCTGAAAGACAGCTATACTGCTCTGAATGAATTCACTGCCCAGATCCAGGAGGGAGAAGAATTACTGAGTATTAAGAAGGAGGCTGGGATTTTCCTAGAGGATGTGAAATCCTGGAAAGTTCTTAATCCTGAAGAACAGCTTGAAAGCCTgagaaatttcatgcaaagactgagtcaaaaaactgaaagcaatacCATTTGGACTAATATATGCCTCAAACACTGGGGTCTGCAGAATTTCCTGGTAAAAACTGTCAACTTTTGCAAAAAATCTTCCAATAATGGAATGAAGTATATTAAATCTCAGTTGAGCAGTCTTTTGGATCCTCACATCCATAAAGTAAAAAACTTTCCTCAGGCTCATTCCATTATGCAGTGGATATTTCAGTCAGAACCAAAGGAAGACAATGTCCATATCACCCAATTTTCTGAGTtaattgaaatgttaaaaaaaaaaaagaatgaccttAGGGAAGTAAAGGCAAACTCTGGATCCACAAAATTGGTGGAGGAAGCTCAAAGAAAGCTGACTTATGAGGTCAGCTTGTTTCTTGGCTCCTTCTTGAAAAACCTCCAAGAAATGGGGAATCCAGACACACACATCTTGCTACTTTTGATAGCATCTGGTGCAGGATATCATGTGGTTGACAATATATTTCAGTATCTCCTGGGGCATGATGAGATAGACTTCCTATTGGATAAAATGCAAACTACGCCAAATAAATACCAAGAGCTCAAAAATATTTGCTACTACAGGGCTCAGGCATTCCTGGTGCTCACAGGTCTGACAGCAACAGCGGACATCAAAGCAGTTTCTCCAGAGGAGAAAACACAACGCTTGGCATTGATCAAACATCACATGGGAAAATCTTTGACTAAAGAAGTTGCATATGTCCTCACCAACCATGGAGATCATGATTGGGAAAACCTAGAAAAAGACTTGAGACTGCTCATTAATGGGAATTATGAAGCTCCTGTCTCTTCATTGCAAGTGGAGGAGGTGATAAAAGAATTGCAAAGTGTTTCCCATGAAAAGAAAGAGCCCCACGAACCAcacaataatgaaaagaaaaaggaggaagtcaTAGAAAATGGAGCCTTCCAAGACTTACTCCAGCGTCTAGGCCTAGAACGTTACTACCCAAGAAAAATGAGCAGAGCTAACTTCCAACTGATCCACAAGACTTCTGTGTACAACACCCAGCCCTGCTCTGAAAGAGaacttctcttcttcttcctacAGAAGTTATTGATGCTGGATTATGAGCTGAGATACCTGATCATCAAACATAAAGATTACACAGAGAACCAAGTCTATTTAAGCACCTCAAATCAAGAAAAGGAGGCTTTTGATCCATATGAAGATCTACCTGAAGAAAATGTTAGCCTTACTAAGCCTTCAGCAGCCACTAATGTCAGACCCTATGTTCACCCTATGGATATTCAGATGGCACTTCTTCACTGTGCAGATGATTTTGCCAGACAATATATTTTGGACAAACTTTCCATTTGTCAGTTTGCTCTCCCCCTTCTCATACCTAATCCTTGCAATGCTCAAATTGAATTCTCTCTCTGGTCTCTCAGTCAAATTCGAAGGAGCTGGCAGCAAGTAGGGAAATCAATAAAAGGGGAGGACAATTACACGAATCAACAGATGTGTCGTGTTTCTGCCCCCATTGTGTCCTTTATTAGAGTTGGAACGGGCTTCTCTGCCTCCAaatctcagatcatgaactgtcTTCTCAGTGAACGCAAACATGATGTCTTTTTTCACCGACACTGCAAAGGCAGCAGCAGAAACTGTCTCTTGATGGGAGGAGTGGTGGAAGTCGCCTGGTTCTGTCCCAGGGGGGAACAGCAGGACATATTTGACAACTGCTTGACCTTTACCAATCTTCATGGAGATGCAAAGGAACATGAGAAGCAACTCACCTTTTTGAAGGAAGTCTCTTCCATAATTGTGGTCCTCATGTCAAATTCTGATGACAATAAAGAAAACCGAAAAATAGTCCGTGATATGTGTCAGTCATCAAAACCTTTAATCTTTTTGCTTGATGATAAAGGAAAAGTCCCAGTCAATGAGTCTGGCTCAAGAGTGAGAATTGGGATCAAGAACAGAAATGAGGCAGAATTAATAGGGGAGCTCACAACTACAATCAAACGTTTGCTGGAGCTCTCTAACACTGCACTCAGCTTGGAGAACTGTGCCCAAGTTGCTCGCAAGCAAGGAATGCTTATTGATGAAGACCAGAAACATTGCAAGGAAgccaaagaaaaggcagagaatctAATGACCCTactgagagaaatggaaatacctCAGGTCAAGGAAAACTTACTACCTCTTCAGGGAAAACTGTGGCAACGATGGTGTACAAAGGACAAAGAACTCTATCATCTGAGAGAAAAGGGGAATCGCAGCATTGAACAACACAAAAGTGAGactgagacagaaaaacaaatgataagACATGAACAGTTGAGAAAAGCCTTTCCTCTCAATGCTTTAATGCgttctgtccttgaaattctccaaaaTCATTCAGAAACTCACACCAAACTCTACTTCCTCCAATGGCTGAATGTAGTTTTGGACAACCTGACTGCAGGACACTTGGAAAatctaaatgaaaagaaaaaggcattggttcaaaaagaaaaccaagatacCACAAAGAGTAGCTCTCTGAAAGACTGGCAAAATGAGATAGAAGCTATTTCCAGAGAGATTAATGACTGTACCTTGGGAATTGAGCACATTCTCAGAGAAGCTGGCCAGATCTATGAAGCTCTGGAAGAAGCTTCACCCATGAAAGATACCctatttctctcccttccccacatTGCTGCAGATCTGATGATATCTGGTGTTCCCATTGAGCTAATGGATGGGGATGTTTCATATGTGCCCCTGAGGTGGGTGGCAGCTGTTTTTGACAAGCTCTCTGAGAAACTTGGAAACAAGCGGCTCTTTGTTCTCTCTGTCCTTGGCCTGCAGAGTTCAGGGAAGTCCACCCTGCTGAATGCCCTTTTTGGGCTGCAGTTCACTGTCAGTGCTGGGAGGTGTACCCGGGGGGCCTACATGCAGCTTCTGAAAGTGGAGGAGACATTCACAGCTGAACTTGGCTTTGACTTTGTGCTTGttgtggacacagagggactTCGAGCCCCAGAACGCAGCAACAAGTCCCAGAATCATGACAATGAGTTGGCAACTTTTGTCATCGGACTTGGAAGCTTGACTCTAATCAATATTTTTGGGGAAAATACATCAGAAATGCAAGATATTCTACAAATAGTTGTCCAAGCTTTTCTGAGGATGAAACAAGTAAAAATCTCTCCCTGTTGTCTCTTTGTCCATCAGAATGTGGAGGAAGTTACAGCTAAAGACCAAAATATGGAAGGAAAAAGGCGGCTAAAGCAGACATTGGACAAAATGGCAGCAATAGCAGCTGAGGAAGAGCAGTGCTCCGACGTAACCTGCTTTAATGATGTCATTAATTTTGATGTCAATACCCACGTCTACTACTTTGCTCACCTCTGGGATGGAAATCCCCCAATGGCCCCTCCCAATCCTCGCTACAGCCACAATGTTCAGGAACTAAAAAGCAGAATTCTTGTGACTGCCCGACAGGAATCTAGGGGAAGCATCATGAAGATATCAGATGTAAAATCCCGAGTTCAAGATTTGTGGAGAGCCCTACTGAATGAgaactttattttcagtttcaggAACACTCAAGAAGTCATGGCCATGCGCAAACTGGAAACCATGTATAACTCCTGGACATGGGAGCTGAGGAGTCATGTGCAGAGATTACAGGACCAGCTGATCAACCAGATTCAGAATGGAAAAATCCAGACACTTGAAACATATCCCCTGGAGGCTCCAGTTACAGAGATATATGAAGCCATCAAGCAAGAACTTGAAAAGTATTTTAATGAAGACCCAGATAGTGAAGTGCTGGTTCAGTggaaaggaaattttgaaaataaattaataactcTTAAAGAGGTACTAATTTTAGATGGCCAAAGAAAAGCCAAAGAacttattagttttaaaaaaaatcaagaaaaactgGATAACAAAAAGTCAGGTTATGAAAAGGAATTATTGGGAAAAAGCCGGAATTTGGCTTTATCACTAAATGGCACCGAATTGAGCGAGGAAGAGCTCCATGAGAAATTCAACTCAGTTTGGGAAAAATGGGTCTATGATGTGTCCTCAAGTCTCCCTCCAGCCACAGACCCTGATATTAAAATGGATTCTGAAAACATCCTTTTGGattatttcaaaaaggaaaatgacataGCAAGCATACTGATGAACTATTCTGGAGAAAAGTTTGAAATCAACTATGACAACCATGTTAAGATGAACAGGAAATCTGGGGAACTCTCTACAATGACAATAGAGAACCAGGATATGTACTCCATAAATATGACTACTGACTGCCTTATTTCAAAAGTTAATGATACTGTTAACAAAATATGTCAGCAAAAGCATGATTACAATCCAACTTATTTCCATAAAATCCTGAGAATAATACATGAGGAGGTGAAGTCTGAACCCACTCAGAAAAGATACACATTtacaagaaaatatgaaatagacTTATCATTGTGTTTATTCCAAAGAGCATCAGTGAAGTTTAAGGAGATGCACAAGGCATTCAAGAGGGCAAATGATCCTGTATActatctgcaatgcaagaaagATGATTTCTTCATGAGCTTTAAGATCTCTTGTCAAGGAGCaacttcaattaaaacatttgTTGATTTTCTCTGGAACAAACTCACACCTGCTGTCTCCAGCACCATAAGGAAAAACATGGCCCTCAGAATTGCTGGGGACATTCGAACCACCTGCCGGGCATTCAATGAAAACAGAGCTAACCTGGAGAAACACATTCTCATCTCTCTGGCAGAAGAGGAAAATTTTGATAACTACTGGCAGTACCTTCATAATCcagaatcattttttaataattacattGAAAACCATGTTAAAAGATATTTGTCTGACACAGgaagtgagaaaataaagaattttctacAAATGAGTTTACATGACATCAAGAATGCCATCCTCTCAGCTATACATGCATCTACAGCAATAGCTAAAGATAAAAGCAGCACAATGTCTGGGTGGTTAGATTTGTTCTGTGATCACCTGGGGAGTACCTTGACTTTTCCACGAAAAGACTTGATAAGCATTGAACACCAGGAGATAAAAGATATCGAGTTTATCAAAGAGGCCATGAGTAAAGCTTTGGATTCTGCAATGAACAGTGAAGAACAGAACTGTTTGTCTAGACTTGTAGAAGAAATGATTCCTGAAATCCAGAAAATGCTCTCTGAACATCTCTGTGGCTGCTGGAAACAGTGTcccttctgtaaagcaatttgTACAAACACAATCCCTACCCATGAAGGAGACCACAGTGTTCCCTTCCACCGTCCAAAGGCTCTCAGTGGATGGAGATGGGATCAAACAGACCATTTTGTCATTGAATACTGTACTAGTCTGGTAGCAAGtgattgtaattttattttgaatgatgGCAGGAGTTTCCCATATAAGACCTATCGACAAGCAGGAGGGGAATATGCCACATGGAGCATCACCCCAGACACATCCACCCAGCCATACTGGAAATGGTTTGTCTGTCACTTCAGATCAAAGCTAGAAGAAAAACATCACAAAAGATTTATCAATAAAGGTGAAATTCCTGATGCCTGGAACAAAATCACAAAGCAGGATGTGCTtgatgacttgaaaaaaaattaa